In Rhodamnia argentea isolate NSW1041297 chromosome 1, ASM2092103v1, whole genome shotgun sequence, the genomic window CCGGGGGTTACGAAGAGGCCTTTCGTTCCCATGAAAAGAAGACGCGATATGACAAGAAGACTATAAGTGAGTGGAAGGCTGCCCTTAAAGAAGTATCGTTTGTACACGGATGGGACCTGCATAGCAAGGGGGAGAACAGGTGACCGTTTTTGGCATTTCATCTGATGTGGCTTATATCTTTACAATTATATGCATTtcaattgctttctttttctacatATGTGTTAGATCggttgaaattgaatttttttttttctgttaaagATCATGTTGCAGAAATCGCGCTAAATAATCGCTCAGTCCTGAATTTGtccctttttcatttcaaacGACATATTTTTAGTTTACGTCACTCATTAACCCATAGTACCAGCGCTAATTCatgcacaataaaaaaataaatcctcgAAGAGCACATGTCGGATAGGTctgtaattttcaatttggtcttgTCAGAATATAGGATGGTTGAACCCAATTTTCTAACTCGGCACCTTTTGACGTCATACAAACACCAGGCGAGAAGGAGAGTTTGCAAAAGAACTCACCGAGGAGGTTTTcaaagaattgaaaaaggatTATTTGGCGGTATCTGATTACTTGGTCAGTGTCGACGACCAAGTGGATGCAATCATGGAAATGATAGGTGCTGAGACAAGTGAAACACGGATTATAGGAATCCATGGGATGGGTGGCATCGGAAAGACAACAATCGCCAAAATTATCTACAATAAGCTTTCAGACAACTTTAAGAACTGCTGCTTTCTTCGCGATATTCGAGAAACGTCAAAAAGTAAGGGCATTCAACGCTTGCAGGAACAGCTCATCTCTGACATCCTCAAAGAGAAATGTGTGGTTATAAAAGACAGTGATGAAGGGATTCGGACAATTAAAGAAAGGTTGTCCAATAAAATGGTCCTCCTCCTTCTCGATGATGCCGAAGAAGGGAATCATATATCCACACTTATAGGTAAGCGTGATTGGTTTGGCAAAGGGACCAAAATTATTATTACTACAAGAAACAAAGGTATTCTTGATGTTCCCGAGGTGGACAAGAGTTATGAGCTTAGCCTTATGAATCCCACTCGATCTCTTGAACTTTTTAGCAAACATGCTTTCGGAAGAGATACTCCTTGGGACGATTATATCGACCGATCCAAGAAGGCGGTAGAAATTGCTGGAGGTCTTCCGCTTGCTCTTGAGGTCATTGGTTCACGTTTGGGTCGCGTTGGAAAGGATAAGGATATGTGGGACGCCGAATTGGTGAAGCTTGAAAGAGTTCCTCGTGATGATGTTCGGAGTAAACTGAAAATAAGCTATGATGCATTAGATTCTTGGCAAAAGCTTATATTCCTCgatatagcttgtcttttcATTGGATATGACAAAGACATTTTGGTTCATTTCTGGGATGAATCTGATTTTTTCCCGATAGTAGACATGAAAGTTTTGCAGAAcatgtctttgataaagatCAACGAGTATAATAAAGTATGGATGCACGACCAATTAAGAGACCTTGGAAGAGCAATGGTTCGTGAAGAAAGAGGCACGCAGAAGGAGAAGCAGAGTAGAGTGTGGGATCCCGAGGAAGGATTGGATTTGCTCACGAGACATAAGGTAAAATCATCCCCCCTCCCCGCATAaaagtttatgttttttttttggaataaaaaggCAGTTCCTTGTTGTATTGTCTAGCACCATTACGACTTCCTCAATCTTTTTTTCCCCCGTCTTCTTTTTAGCTCTTTTAAGATTATATGAATAATAGCACCGAACTCAATCGCTTAATAGAGTGGACTTGAATAAATGCGTTTCCcttcaacttttttgtttttaaattttcccttcGGACGGGGAGAAAAAGAATGATAGTACCGAACACAGCTGCCTAATATAGCGGATTTGAATAAATGCGTTCcccttcaacttttttttttgttattaaatttttcctttgggCGGGGATGTAAAGAAGTTCAAGCTCTTCGTCTCAAGTTGGACCATGAgtggcggcgtcgttttacatACGAGGGCTTTGAGAGCCTGTCAAAGCTAAAATTCCTTGAAGTGGACGGTTGGGAAGGAAGTTTTTGTGCAGAAGATAAGCTTCTTTGGCACGGAACCCCATCAAATGGTCTTGAGGAGTCGTTTCTCGTCCCCGAACTACGATGGCTTTCATGGCGCCATATTCCCCCAAGATTTAACATTGCAAATTTCTCCATGGAAAATGTGGTTATTCTTAATCTATCAGAGAGTACTATTAGGCATGATTGGAAAGGGTGGAGCCACATGCGGGTATGTCACATACTAGACGACACTTATTATTTCGTCTTATTGGATTCAAAAGTAACCTttgcatgatttttcttttacagACGATGAAGAGATTGAAAGTTCTGGATTTGTCCAACTGTAATAGGCTTGAGAGACTACCAAACGATCCGTGTAGAGGTCTTACACACCTGGAATACCTATCTCCGGCACGGTGCCACTCGTTGACGAGGCTTCCGAAATCAATCGGAGAATTGACGTCGCTGATTGAGTTGGATATATCCTTGACGGTGATCAAAGAACTACCCCGTTCCATCGGAGAGTTGAGGAATTTGAAAGTGGTGAAGATGGGGTGCACTAACATAAGCAAAATACCCGACGCATTTTGGAATATTGGGAAGCTCGAACAAGTAGAAGCCTCCGGACGTTTCGGGCGTTTACATGGAAACATAGGTCCTGGCATCTACGAGAATAAATCCCTGAGCATCTTGAAATTGGAGCGGGCGGATATATCCAAACTACCGCGGCTTCCTGAAAGTCTTACTATTCTTCATTTGCGTGAATTGCGGATGGAGACGTTTCCGGATATCTCGAACCTCACTGATTTAAAGGAATTGGACCTGACATTCGCCCGACCTGGTGATGGTGGGGAATCTAATGGGCTTGGGGAAGATTGGATACCACGGTGGATTGTGGACTTGACCAAACTGGAGTCCCTGAGCCTGAACTCTCATTACGTGGCCACCGTATCAACAGACCTTAGCCTCCCTCCTCATCTCAAGTCCCTTCACCTCGACTGCCCTAATCTCGGTCGCCTCCCGAGGCTTCCCTCAAGTTTATCCTCCTTAAGTTTGCAGCATTGCGAGTCACTTCGCTCATTGGAGGATCTATCGAATTTGAAGAATCTATCCTCCATATGTTTGGAGCATTGCGAGTCACTTCGCTCGATGGAGGATCTATCGAATTTGAAGAAACTATCATCTCTCAAGATTGTCCACTCTGGAATTGCAGAGATTCAAGGCCTTGGTTGTTTGGAGAACCTACGAGAATTGTCGCTTGATAACCTTGAACGGTTGAAGGTACTACCTGATCTACGCAATTCAAACAAACTGAGGCGTCTTCACGTAACACATTGTGGTAATCTGGTCGAGATTGAAGGCGAACTACCACTGTCTTTGGATGACAGTGGATCTTTACAGAAGTTCCTGGATTTGTCGAGCTTCACAGAGCTGCGAGAGGTTTGCATAGCCGGATTTGgtaatctggttgagattcaaggcgaactaccaCAATCATTGGAAATATTGGAAATTCAatcttgtggatctttacagaaGTTCCCTGATTTGTCGAGCTTGACAGGGCTGCGACGGTTTTCCCTAGGTGAATGTGGTGATCTGGTTAAGAGTCTATGGAAACTACCACAatcattggaaaatttgaagattCGATCTTGTGGATCTTTAATGAAGTTCCCTGATTTGTCGAGCTTGACAGGGCTGCGATGGTTTTCCCTAGGTGAATGTGGTgatctggttgagattcaaggcgaacttCCAGAGTCTTTGGAAATATTGGAGATTCGatcttgtggatctttacagaaGTTCCCTGATTTGTCGAGCTTGACAGGGCTGCGAGAGGTTTGCATAGAAGAATGTGGTgatctggttgagattcaaggcgaacttCCAGAGTCTTTGGAATTATTGGCGATTCGatcttgtggatctttacagaaGTTCCCTGATTTGTCGAGCTTGACAGTGCTGCAATCGGTTTGCATAGAAGAATGTGgtaatctggttgagattcaaggcgaactaccaCAATCATTGGGAATGTTGGAGATTCAatcttgtggatctttacaaaaGTTCCCTGATTTGTCGAGCTTGACAGGACTACGAAAGGTTGCAGTGAATGGTTGCCAGAAATTAAATGTGGAGgaaatttcttctctttgctcGGAGAAGTCGATCAAATTTTATGATATGAGTCTGACCGACGTCATGAATCTGTATCTGCGGTACAAGAGAGAGGAATTTGAATCTGAACTGGAGGGAGAAGTGGACAAAACTGTATATGAAACTGAgggagaagaagacgaggaaTAATTGCATATTCTCTTGAAAGCTTCTTGATGCATGACCACAAATTGTTTCCTCGTGCtcaaattttaaacaaattgagGTAACTTATTTCATCTGACTATCAATGTTCTCCCTTTTCTGCAATCAAAGTCTTTCACATATATGAACAGAGAAGTTTCAgatgcacttttcaattaccTTTTCACAAGTTGAGGACTGAAAATCTGATGAAGGTATCGAAATTATGATAGCTCTGTACAACCATAAGTTCTTAAATATGCACAAATATTCGTCCTCTTTCCctagtttggttttttcttttttagctatATTTTCTTTGGATGGTTTCTCCTTGCTTTTGTGTTTCCCAGCTGGAGGTATGCATGTCGATTGCATCTTTTCTATTTGATATGTAACAAATCATTAGAGATCATTGTCAATTTGCTGCTTCACATATTTCGAAGTTGATAACCTTGCTTAGCATTGGAGATAACTTCATTACACGGCAAACAATTAGATGGAATGTGTGTTGGAAGGCCATATAACTATGGTTCTTATCCTGGAACTTTACAGCATAATTAACTCATCAatgtttagacaaaaaaaaaagacaaattcatTGATGCAACTGTGCAGAAGCAGACACTCTGTATTGATATGCTTATGTTCAgttcattttccaggaaaggtGTGCTTCTTACTGGGATTTGCAAATGTTAGGGAGAAGTTATAAAATGACGAAAGGCGAATTTCACTTCGGTAGCGACATCAATAGTTGGCGCAGCAAAACTTCCATCTGTGACAAGAGAGAGGAGCTACCTAGCTTCTCCAAGGTATCATAAATCATCTCACAGTCAAAGGCTAGTATTTCAGTATTACTGGTGAGTAGGACATATGATAAGACTCATCTCCATTATGGCCTACAACTTCTAGAAATGGTTATGCCTAGGTGATTATCAGAAATAGAAACCCTTCCATTCACCTAAAGCTATACTAGAGGAATCTTTTAGGTTTTAAGATGGACAAGAAGTGCTATGGGAGATATCTCAAATGACCAGCCTTTTTGCTGGTTGGTTCCAATGTTGCCGAGAGGAATTAGAGTTCGAGAAACTTAAAGAAATCTTTCTGTGCAGGGAGCTGTGGCTCATTGGGCAGCTGCACAAACGAAGATTGAATAAAgggaaatgaagatgacatTTAATGTCGACTAAATTCCCGTTCACAATCATGGGAGTGGTAAACTGTGGATTCATCTGTTGAGACAGAAACGTGGAGATTAGTGAGGGAAGTCATTGCCTGTGGATGAAATTGTTAAATCTGTTGAGCTTGATGTGAAGTTTCAGTTGAATGTTTTGCCCTTCTTTTCCAGATAATAGAAACCATTAGGGCAGGGCAGAGGGACTCGTCGTGCAATTTGGGGCATCATGTAATGTTTTTGGGGGGTCAAAGGGCTATTTAAGCAAAACTGATTGTTGATTAATCTTTTTTGTCGGGCCATAAGAATGAACATTGCACTTCATCTGCACGTGTGCTCTCTTCATTGATATTCAATAGAACTTTCTTATCAGTTCTCAAATATTCTTTAACCAGGAAATACTTAAAGGTCTTGTCTGGATGGGGAGAAAAAATTGTGTGCTTCAAGTGTATAGAGAGAGGCTTGTCAGTTCCCATATGGTCTTAGTTGCGCCTGCTAAAACCAGTTCGTGGACCTTTCCATGTGAAAATGGTACTCAAGGTAGTCTTACTCATGAAGATGATAGGCACAAATTGTTGTAAAGTCGACCATCGCCAAAATTATCTACAATTAGCTTTCACATTTTGAGCACTGTTGCTTTGTTTCTAACAATTTGATACTTTAGAGCTCGAGGCATTCAGTACTTGCAGAATCAACTCATCTCCTATCTCCAGAAAAGGAAATTGACTGAACAAGTAATGTTAATGAAGGAATCaattcgaccaaacaaaaaaatgaggGGATCAAGACAATTAAAGAGAGACTATCTAGTAAAAGTGTTCTCTTCCATTTCATGATTTAGACCAGAAGAAACAATTGAATGCACTCGTGGGAAATATCTATGATATTCAGGCACACTGAATTCTTCAATGCTAAATATTGATCACTAAAGGATCTCAAAATTCTTAGTGCTTCGCATTGTTCATCAATGAAGATAATCTCTTCCATTTGTCATTTGACATCTCTACCAAGGCCATCTTTCAGAAGCACCATAATACACAACTTTCCCTGTCGACTGGAGCCCTTACAAGCCTTGAAGACAAATGTAGATGTGCACAAAGGCATCCTGACTCGATTGGCAATTTGCAATTGCTACTAGCGTTCGATGTCTCTTGCACGTGCATTAAAGTGCTACCCGATTCAATGGGAAACATGAAAAGTTAGAAACAAGTGAGGGCGAATAACTGTTCCAATGAAAAGATACCTAGTGCCTTATGGTTGCTTTAAAAGCTTGGAGAACTAAATGTAGCACACGTTGAAAGCTTGCCACTTGAAATTATAAATGACATTTGCAGATTCTGCCTTGAAATTGACTCTGATCGAAACATACCGAAGTGCCATGGCTTCCAGAAAGTCTCGTCGGTTTACACATTGATACATCCATGACAACATTTTCAGATTTCTCAAACCCGACAAGTTTGAATAACTTGTATTTGGCCATTCGACTGGATCCTTACCTGTTGAACAATTGCCATGGTGCATTGTCATATCAAATAAACTGGAGTCTTTGACTTTGTTGTTTACTATTGCGACCACCTTATCAATAGATATTAATCAGCTTTCTCAACTCAAAAGACAAGAACTCCGGTGCGCTAATTTGTTGTGCCTCCCAAAGCTTGCCTCGAGTTTTTTCGTTGAATCTTGTTGGTGGATGAGAACAGTGATGTATCTCTCAAGCTTGAAAAGATTGTCAGAACTAAGAATGGAGAACTTTGCAATAGCAGAGATTATTGTAGTAATGTGGATTTTGGGGAATCTATGAATTATGGAGCTCTTCAATCCCGAAAAAGGGTGATTTTCCCCGATCCAACTCGTTTGAAAAAGTTGGAAGTCGGTTGCACTAGAATATTGTAGTAATGTGGATTTTGCTCATCGCAAACTACCGGAATCTCTGGAAGAATTGTTGATTGAAGGCCTTGACATCCTCAATGTAAGTTGATGGGGTTGGAGTACTTTAGCAG contains:
- the LOC115731593 gene encoding disease resistance protein L6-like; this translates as MATSSGYDHEVFLSFRGPDARSGIADVLYTNMIGKGIRVYKDDKNLGKGQEFVQELLEAINQSKISIPIFSKNYASSIWCLKEVAQMVECKKSKGQKIMPIFYDVDPKEVRYQTGGYEEAFRSHEKKTRYDKKTISEWKAALKEVSFVHGWDLHSKGENRREGEFAKELTEEVFKELKKDYLAVSDYLVSVDDQVDAIMEMIGAETSETRIIGIHGMGGIGKTTIAKIIYNKLSDNFKNCCFLRDIRETSKSKGIQRLQEQLISDILKEKCVVIKDSDEGIRTIKERLSNKMVLLLLDDAEEGNHISTLIGKRDWFGKGTKIIITTRNKGILDVPEVDKSYELSLMNPTRSLELFSKHAFGRDTPWDDYIDRSKKAVEIAGGLPLALEVIGSRLGRVGKDKDMWDAELVKLERVPRDDVRSKLKISYDALDSWQKLIFLDIACLFIGYDKDILVHFWDESDFFPIVDMKVLQNMSLIKINEYNKVWMHDQLRDLGRAMVREERGTQKEKQSRVWDPEEGLDLLTRHKTMKRLKVLDLSNCNRLERLPNDPCRGLTHLEYLSPARCHSLTRLPKSIGELTSLIELDISLTVIKELPRSIGELRNLKVVKMGCTNISKIPDAFWNIGKLEQVEASGRFGRLHGNIGPGIYENKSLSILKLERADISKLPRLPESLTILHLRELRMETFPDISNLTDLKELDLTFARPGDGGESNGLGEDWIPRWIVDLTKLESLSLNSHYVATVSTDLSLPPHLKSLHLDCPNLGRLPRLPSSLSSLSLQHCESLRSLEDLSNLKNLSSICLEHCESLRSMEDLSNLKKLSSLKIVHSGIAEIQGLGCLENLRELSLDNLERRTTTVFG